The Thermococcus henrietii genome segment TCTGCCGTGTATTCTTGGCATTATCTTCTGAGTATTACACTAAAAGAAAACGTCATCCGTGCTTTGCTGGGGAGAAGAGCGTATGGGTTAATCCTTATGGGGAAGTCCAAATGTGTATATATAAATCTCAACCGCTTGGTAACATTAAGGATTATGACTACGACCTAAATCGGTTAGTTAGTTCACAAAAAAATGAAATATTGGAACTCAGAAATTCTTGTAAGGGATGTTGGACTCCATGTGAATCATACACTACTCTAATGTTTCGCCCTTTATTCCTTATTGAGGGGGTTGTGAAATCATGGTAACTTTCTCAATGTTTGATTCACAAAATAAATGCCCCTGGAGAATTATTATGAAATATACTTTTATCATATCACTAGTTACTTTCGTGATGTACATAGTTACAGGCTATCGAGTTGTTTCTCATGGAGGTGTTGCAATAGATTTCGGTGAAGGTCCAATTGCATATGAAAGTTGGCTGGCTTCCCAAGGTCACAATTTTTATGTATCATATATTCATACTTCAAAATTAGTCCTGGTTGTTCCCTATCCTCCCCTATTCCAATGGTTTTCCTCTATGCTTATTAAATTTGGTTTTTCTCCTATTACTGCTGGACGCGGGTTATCATTTACTTCGACCTTAGTAAGTAGTATGTTGGTGTATCTACTTCTCAGGAAACTTAAAGTTGACAAATTAATCTCTGGAGTAATAGCACTCTCCCTATTCTCATTACCTCCCATATTTATGTGGTCACTGCTCAATAGGGTCGATATGCTTGGTCTCATGTTTACATTAATCTCCCTTCTGCTGTTTTTTGAGGAAAAACATTTCCTATCTTTTATAACCATAAGTCTTGCTATCTTGACAAAACAATCTTTTATCTCATTGCCTTTTGTTATTTTTGTATATTTACTCATTTCTAAAAAATATGCTCGGGTTATTGAACTTGTTTTTCTTGTAGTCTTCCCCCAGATTGTCTTGTCTTTATCTCTTCCAAATTACTTTGACAATGTAATCTTAGCTAACATGTATCAACATTTGAATTTTGATATCTTTTATAGGGGGGTTCAGATCGTATTATACTACTGGATATTAATTGCACTAAGTGTTTATGCTACACTATTAATACTACAGAAACAAGGGATCAATAAAGAATACACGCTTTTAACTGGGTATTTTATAGTTTCTATTGTGTGGGCACTTGTGTCATATAGTAAGCCTGGAAGCTCAATCAATTACTTTATAGAGCCTCTCGTGTTAAGCTTAGTTATGATAGGATTACTTTTCTCTTTCTCATCCAGCTCTCAAACACGGCTCTTACTTAGTATCCTGTTGTTTGGCATGTTAGTAAACTTTGCATTAACTGATAACTCTATATCTGAGTTTTATTCTACACAAATTAGCATAAATTATGCTCCCCTATACCATAAACTAGAGACGATCAATGGGACTATATTCTCTGAGGATCCATATCTTGCATTTAAAACGCATAAGGGTCCTGTTGTTGACATATTTTTATTAACCCGCCTTTATTATGCGGGAGTTTGGAACCAAAGTGTGTTCCTAAATGATATTGCATCTCAAAAGTTTTCCGAGATAATAACATTAGAGCGGTTGAACAATAATACTGCATTAAACCCCAATTCTAGGTATACAAAACAAATGGTTCAATGTATCTTACTTTACTACCAGTTAAATGGTTCTATAGGAAAATATTATATATATCTCCCAAAGCCTAATGCCCCTAGAGAGGGGATTTGCCATGGACTCCAAGGGCAGTAAAACCTTCTCACTACTCTTAATTCTGGGTATTGTAGTGGTATACCTATTACTTAGACTGCCTCTGCTCAGTGTTCAAAATGAATATGTTGATTATGATGAGGGAACATATTTAATGATTGCACGATTGATAAACCATGGATATTTGCCATATAGGGATATTTTTGCTGTCCACCCTCCGTTGTATTATTATAGCCTGGCTCTTTGGTTGAGAGTATTTGGAGATACTTATATTTCTGGTAGATTGTTTTCATTAGTTCTCGGTTTGGGATCGGTTATTATTGCATATATCATTGGATCCAAACTTAGGGATTATAAATTAGGTGTGTTATTTTCACTTGTTGTATCGTTAGATCCGACTACGATTCATATAAATACATTAGTATTGCATGATACAATGATAGAGTTCTTTACACTTTTATCTATCTGGGCCCTTGTGGAGTACTTACATACTAAACATCTGAAATTTGCATATGCTTCTCTTGCGATAGCCGCGATAGGTAGTGCAACAAAATTTACGATTTTCCCTTATCTTATCTCATTGTACACTTTTGTTATTTTTAGTACCTCCCCCCGACTTATCGAGATTCTTGAAAAATTGACTAAACATATTATTACGTTTAAGCAAGTCCTAATTGCACTCATATCCTATCTATTGTGGATTATTGTTATAGTGATACTTGTTCTCCTTGATCCCTCCCCCCTAATTAGAATATTAGGCATTGCTCCTGGAATTCATAATATTACTAAAATAGGCCATATCTATACTTCAATTGCGTTCTTATTCTTCTGGCTTGGTTTGACTATTTATACTTTCAATATTAGGTACTTGAATGCTCTTCGTGATGTTCTAATAAAGATTCCCAAAATTCTAAAAATCGGCATTGTTTCCTTTATTATAATCTTATTAACCAAGGCACTTATTGAGGTTCCTCTGGGATTTTTAGTTTCTCATACATATATTACACAGACATATTTTCAACAAACAACTCGTTCTTATCCCTTTATTGGCATATTTGTTATGATGCACAATGTTCTTTCTACCCTACAATCCAATTATCCTGAAACGCTTGTGTACCTTGTTCCCTTCTTTCTTCTTCTTTCTATCATAATTCTGGAAAAACTTAAGAACAACCTTAATGAGGCTTCTTCTGAGTTGAACATTCTCCTATTTTTGAATTTTGTGTTTTATTTCATATTGATGCCAA includes the following:
- a CDS encoding ArnT family glycosyltransferase, yielding MDSKGSKTFSLLLILGIVVVYLLLRLPLLSVQNEYVDYDEGTYLMIARLINHGYLPYRDIFAVHPPLYYYSLALWLRVFGDTYISGRLFSLVLGLGSVIIAYIIGSKLRDYKLGVLFSLVVSLDPTTIHINTLVLHDTMIEFFTLLSIWALVEYLHTKHLKFAYASLAIAAIGSATKFTIFPYLISLYTFVIFSTSPRLIEILEKLTKHIITFKQVLIALISYLLWIIVIVILVLLDPSPLIRILGIAPGIHNITKIGHIYTSIAFLFFWLGLTIYTFNIRYLNALRDVLIKIPKILKIGIVSFIIILLTKALIEVPLGFLVSHTYITQTYFQQTTRSYPFIGIFVMMHNVLSTLQSNYPETLVYLVPFFLLLSIIILEKLKNNLNEASSELNILLFLNFVFYFILMPIIPNVRYAYSMFLVLYLALLYPIDVSSKHEFFKILSVIFITLLLVDTGIIINYPKGNLALSMGPHTKELRNNLNDFIVSHNLTTGTYLSINPMNAYYLNLSVVPYMVDTFGLGYLNHKNLVNLTNEYHPTYVIFSTWMFSIMQHSSALFNVYWPLFKYALSHGTLLFGESWKDGERIELFSLHYSKQATSSINLALYNDGLSLYINGTSFLNVSLRYGDNELFQNISVFNVNPSSYILKAQDKTAKVTGRILFKNNTVLFMVPYCYFNLSFNGVAVSLGKHTVIYLHDGRCLTVVGKQLTILNNSIITGDGQIGIKLGCGYHGV
- a CDS encoding ArnT family glycosyltransferase, with translation MYIVTGYRVVSHGGVAIDFGEGPIAYESWLASQGHNFYVSYIHTSKLVLVVPYPPLFQWFSSMLIKFGFSPITAGRGLSFTSTLVSSMLVYLLLRKLKVDKLISGVIALSLFSLPPIFMWSLLNRVDMLGLMFTLISLLLFFEEKHFLSFITISLAILTKQSFISLPFVIFVYLLISKKYARVIELVFLVVFPQIVLSLSLPNYFDNVILANMYQHLNFDIFYRGVQIVLYYWILIALSVYATLLILQKQGINKEYTLLTGYFIVSIVWALVSYSKPGSSINYFIEPLVLSLVMIGLLFSFSSSSQTRLLLSILLFGMLVNFALTDNSISEFYSTQISINYAPLYHKLETINGTIFSEDPYLAFKTHKGPVVDIFLLTRLYYAGVWNQSVFLNDIASQKFSEIITLERLNNNTALNPNSRYTKQMVQCILLYYQLNGSIGKYYIYLPKPNAPREGICHGLQGQ